Proteins co-encoded in one Montipora capricornis isolate CH-2021 chromosome 12, ASM3666992v2, whole genome shotgun sequence genomic window:
- the LOC138026633 gene encoding keratin-associated protein 10-4-like, with product MHLSIMFTLLTFQPSHWQLFGIPMTALLAKSFVFFDLRYQKMLLIALALIWADGTTFVSASNKTSCDHMRNNRSCVQDIMESSVFSSMYCGFTVPYDSCDQMCQDSKCDTIECRSLVRCGQNCFESRGCGSMTCNSKACDQHCSTPVCDGMKCVQDVESCEQVTARSMMCEARACKQTCGHSYESHECRMFCPARSGTCSQFGEKSSNATMFCVRDMCNQRCGIEGRCNMACWSPVPRPGICEQECSSGTCENMVCIASNCTQKCRHGDCNMVCSLGSKTCTQTANTDRINSKVDMECHSEICGQNCSNGTCNMTCSAAVKHCYQTCENGSTCIHKCDAEHCVITNCSIEEACFEQVYSRSTTTTNPTTTRKSTSATVPTTVGHPSASAPPKIRLSVLKVFVFFAFSFCL from the coding sequence aATGTTATTGATTGCCTTGGCCTTGATATGGGCTGATGGGACCACGTTTGTCTCTGCTAGCAACAAGACCAGCTGTGACCACATGCGAAACAATCGATCGTGTGTGCAGGATATTATGGAGTCCAGTGTCTTCAGCTCAATGTATTGTGGCTTCACAGTTCCATATGACAGTTGCGATCAAATGTGTCAGGATAGCAAGTGTGATACCATTGAGTGCCGCTCATTGGTCAGATGTGGCCAGAATTGTTTCGAAAGCCGTGGTTGTGGATCGATGACGTGCAACTCCAAGGCGTGCGATCAACATTGTAGCACTCCCGTTTGCGATGGCATGAAGTGTGTCCAAGACGTAGAGAGTTGTGAGCAAGTAACTGCCAGATCGATGATGTGTGAAGCAAGGGCTTGTAAACAGACTTGTGGACATAGTTATGAGTCCCACGAATGCCGAATGTTTTGTCCTGCTAGGTCGGGAACTTGCAGTCAGTTTGGTGAGAAATCAAGCAATGCCACAATGTTTTGTGTAAGAGATATGTGCAACCAGCGATGTGGAATCGAAGGACGATGTAACATGGCTTGTTGGTCCCCTGTTCCCAGGCCAGGTATTTGCGAGCAAGAGTGTTCTTCGGGCACTTGCGAAAATATGGTCTGCATTGCTTCGAACTGCACTCAAAAGTGTCGCCATGGAGACTGTAACATGGTTTGTTCCCTGGGATCAAAGACCTGCACCCAGACAGCAAACACTGATCGAATAAATAGCAAGGTCGATATGGAATGTCATTCAGAGATTTGTGGCCAAAATTGCAGCAACGGGACTTGCAACATGACCTGCTCAGCGGCCGTAAAACATTGCTATCAAACTTGTGAAAATGGGAGTACTTGCATCCACAAGTGCGATGCTGAGCATTGCGTGATCACAAATTGTTCCATCGAAGAAGCATGCTTCGAGCAAGTCTATTCTAGAAGCACGACAACTACCAACCCCACCACGACAAGAAAGAGTACCAGTGCCACTGTTCCAACAACTGTCGGTCACCCCAGTGCTTCTGCCCCGCCAAAAATAAGGTTGTCAGTTTTGAAAGTTTTCGTCTTCTTCGCCTTTTCATTTTGTCTCTAA